A region of the Sarcophilus harrisii chromosome 3, mSarHar1.11, whole genome shotgun sequence genome:
GTCTCCAGTTAGGGATCTTCTTGCAGCCTCGGTCTGAGGGACGGCCCAGGACAGGCCGGACCAGTGGGAGCCTCAGGCTTGGCGCCCCAGGGAGCCCCTCCTCCACCCCTCTCTGTGAAAGGAAGGTGACTCCTGAAGCTCCTTCCAGCCCTCAGCTTCCACCCTCTCCATTTCCCTGGCAATTCCCTACATCTCCCCTCCTCCTAGGCCATCGATGATGACTGTAATCAGACCGGACAGATGACGGCCGCCATGCTGGACTGGCCTCAGGTGAGCAGATGTGGGAGAGGGCGTCCATTCCCAGAAATCCCCCTGAACATCCCTTACTCCTGTGTGCTGCTCCCCAACTTCAGGGGCCCCGAGGCCTCCTCGGGGCTCTCTGCTCCCTCTCCTGTCTCAGGCAGCTTCTGGATATATGGAACTGCTTTCCCTCCCTCTAGACACTCTCCAGACAGCCTGTGTCCCCCCAAACTCCCTCCAGACAGCCTGTAACCCCCCAGGCTCCCTCCAGACAGCCTGTATCCCCCCAAACAGCCTGTAACCCCCCCAGACTCCCTCCAGACAGTCTGTAACCCCCCAAGCTCCCTCCAGTCTGTAAAttgcttcctccttcctcccccttcccccagggCTCTTGTAACTCATGTCTTGCCTCCTGCTCTCCAGGGCACATTTGCCTCAAAGCTTTCACTAGAGGGGGACAAGTTGACAGTAGAGCGAGAGATCGACGGTGGCCTTGAGACAGTGCGCCTCAAGCTGCCTGCCGTGGTGACGGCCGACCTGCGGCTGAACGAGCCCCGATACGCCACCCTGCCCAACATTATGGTAAGCAGGGGCCGGCGACTCCCAGATACTGGGGCCGGGCCAGCGCCAGCCCACGCCCTTCTGGGTCCCTGCAGATCTGCTTGCAAACACACCCATTCCCCCATACACAgtctcacacacagacacacccacacacacacactcacacacttcctccccccctttcctcctcagCCTCCTCCTGAAACAGTCCTGAGGGCTGAGGAGGCCATCGTCACCCCCAGGCTGTGATCATCAAGCTTCCTCCAGCCTCCCAGGGGATAGCGCTTATGGTTGGAACATGTCCTGAACCCTGGCGAACCCCCCCCTTTTAGGCACCCCCTCTGCTGCCCTTCCCTGCGTTTAGCAGTAACTCATATTTTTAGGCCTAATGAGAGCTCTAACGGTTACAGAACACTTGTTGGTGTCCCAGAGCAGCTCTCTGGGGTAGGTGCTATTtgtcttcccattttacagatgagcaaattgagtcCCAGAAGCCAAGGGCCAATCACTAAGAAAAGTCTGGAATACAGTTTGAATTTGGGTTCTGGACTTTCCGTGTCCACCAAGCCATCTGCTTAAAGTCAACCCCCCCTCCCtgttctcctcccctcccctttcctacCACACCCCACTGTGAGTTGGGTCCATCTCTGCCAGAGGCCTGATTGACCTTTGCAGGTCAATTTTGAGGAATGCGATGTGGAAAAAATGGCTGGCTGGGGGCCCTGGCAACGGCATCAGGAAGTGGCCCCGGAGCTCTGGTCGGGGCTCCCCCAAGCCATTGGGCCGTTCCTCTCATCCATGTGAGGACCTTGAAGTGGGGATCACTGGTTCCCCCCATTGGCCAAGGCTCTTTCAGGAGCCCCTGTATTGATTGCTCCTAGTGTACCAGtgctcttcttccctccccctcccttgcCAGTTGGAAAGGGTCCCTGAGAGCTGGGAGCCATGTGGAGGAGGGGCTTTTGCCCCCCTTGCCCCTTCCGGAATGGCGAGGCCTCGACtttgcctctccctctccctccagaaagCCAAAAAGAAGAAGATTGAAATGATGAAGCCGGCGGACCTGGGGGTGGACACCTCCTCCCGGGTTGCTGTGCTCAGTGTGGAGGACCCGCCCCAGCGCACCGCAGGGCTCAAGGTGGAGAGCGTCGAGGACCTCGTGGCCAAACTGAAAGAGGCAGGGCACGTCTGACCCCCTTCCCCCAATAAATTTGTTGcaccctcccctttccctcctcggCCTTGTTGTTGAGCTGTCTGCTTGGTGAACTTTGGGATCCCCCCGGAACTCCACTGGAGCCCatcctttccaccatcttggtgCTGCTTCCCTGGAGTCCGAGGGGTGCAGACTCCCTGAGGACTTTGAGCCAAGCTCTAGGGCTTGTTCAGGAGCTGGAGAATGCCCAAAGCCAAGGCGGCTTCCCCTTCCAAGGCCGGACCCCACTTTGGTCAAGCTTATTCTGCGTTGCCGATGCCTTTAAGCATAGCATTCAGATGGGAGAGAATAGCGTAGAGGGGAGGGTGCCAGGGAGGGGAGGGTGGCAGCCACAGTCCTGTCACAGGTCTATTCATAAATCCATGGGCTGCGTCCCTGTCTCCTTGAGGGCTCCCCACCCAGGAAGCCGCTTGTCTCGTCAGACCCGTCTTGGCTCTGGGAGGGTTGGGAAGCCGGACTTACCTCTGGCTTTTTGCCTTTGACAATATGGCCACCCAGGGTCCTCGGGCTCTCCAGCAGCTGCTACTACTATTTCTGGGTGagcaccccctcccccaataccCACCTCAGCCCCATGTTAAACGGAAAAGCCTTTAGCTAGACCCCTGTGGGTGACCCTTTTTGGTTCTTCTCTGTGGGAGACAAGGTATCCTCGTGACCTCGGTGTTGGGAGGATTGTCTCAAGGGCTCTTGTCAGTAAGAGACATCCTGGCATGGGACCTACTCGCTGCATCTGGGACTTTGGCCACCTTTCTCCTGGAGATCCCCTAACAGTCCTTAGCTTTCTTCCCCATCTGttgggaagggggtgagggaggcaggaaggggtGCCTTGGGATATTGAAGCCCTGGTGcgtttttctcttttgcctttgaAAGATCTTTCTTTCTCAGCTCCCTTCTCTACACTTAACAATTGGGGGGAGCATCTCTCAAAGTCTCTTTGGACCCACTCCAGAGGATCTGTCCATCAGAGGAGCTTCTCTCCGTGGGATAGACTCCGTAACTCAGCAGGGCTCCCACTTACTCCCCTCACCCAGctttcccactgtcctctctcgcAAATAAAATCCAGTTTCAGGCGCCGGAACGTCACCTCCTGCAGCTCTTGGCAGAATGTCACCTTCCGTGCCCCCTCTTGGTCAAGGACAGCCCATCTCCCGTCTTAGCGCAGCCCCCAGCATGAGAGTCTCCTCTCCCAGCGCCTTTCGTGGGAGTGAAAAAGTCGTTCCGAGTGAGATAGCCGCGCCCCCCGCGGGGAGCACCCCCTCTCCTGGCGCTCCGACAGTTCAGGACTTGAGAGTCCCTCCCGGAGGGCCCAGCCCGCGGCTTGCTGGGGATCCCTTGTCGGTGCTCGTGGGTTCTCCCATCTCCTTACGATTAATCCCGGCTCCAGCCCTGGGCCCACCCAGTCCGCTGGTAATTTGGCGTCGGGGACCCACGGTGCTGGCCGCTGGGACTTTGGGGAGCGCAGCCGCCCCGCCCGGCCTGGCCCAGGGCTACCGGGCCCGGCTCAGCTTTGACCAGGTCTCGGGGACTCTGGAGCTGGAGTCGGCAGAACCGGCAGACAGCGGGCGCTACACCGCGGAGGTGATTCACGCGGGGCGCGAGCGGGAGCTCCAGGAGGTCACGGTCCGCGTCTATGGTGAGGAGGCCGAGGGGGCGTCGGGAGCGCGCAACAGCAGGGGCCGGGGGTTATGGGCAGGCGGGCTGTGATGGTTACGGGAGTTAAGGGGAGCTGACCTCGGTCCTTCCCAGCTCCGGCGAGTCCCAGCTCATTGGAAATGAGAGAGCCGGCGACAAAGGCTTCCCCAACGGATAACAGCCGGCTCTCCGGCTGATAAAGCTCTCTCGCACGCCCCTGGGAGGGCGGCTGCTCTGAGCCGGACTCTCCAGCTGCGCTTGGCGCTAGTGCAGACGCGCTCGGGCAGGAgctcaaattttcctcttctccacAATCACACTGTCGTCCTGTGGCAGGCGCCGGGCTAGGGTTAGTCCTTCGGGGCGACCCCCTGGAGCAGGGATAGGCGACCCCAGGGAGGGGGACAGTGGGCGATCGCGATCGGGCGCCTGAATCCGATCAGCTCCTGCCCTCTCTCTTCCGCAGAGCCCGTGCCACAGTTAGCGGTGGCCCCCGCGGACCCAGTGCTGGAGGAGGGGGCGTCGGAGCTGCGGCTGCGCTGTGtgggggccgggccgggccagGGCCGACTCAGCTGGAGTCGGGGAGGGCGGCCCCTGGAAGCGCCAAGCGGAGACGGTGAGGGTCCCGCTCGCCTGAGGATCGAAGGAGTCGACCTGGTCATCGCACGTCTAAAGCGCACAGATCAGGCCAACTACACGTGCCGCATTCAGAGCCCCTTCGGGGCCAGCGAAGCCACGGCAGCTGTCACCGTCCTGTGTAAGCCTGGAGCAcacctggggggggggaggggcgggatCCTCAAAGCGGGGAAGGCAGAGCGGAGGGCAGGGGCGGGGCAAAGACGATCCCCAGGGGCAGCTGGGAGCCCGGGTCCCGAGTCTGGGGCGGGGCGGAGCTCTAGGGGAGAACACTTGAGCGGACCTCGGGTGGGCAGGCGAGACGCCTGGGTCGGGGAGAAAGGCTCCATAGCCCCCAAATGACTGGGCTCCGGGGAGGCGGGGTAGGGGGCGCTGCGGAGGACGCTGACGCTTCTCCGACCGCCCGCAGACGGCCCCGATCCCCCGGTGATCACCGTCTCCTCCGACCGCGACGCAAGCCCAGCCCGCTACGTCTCGGTGGGCAGCAACGTGACTCTGCGCTGCGCTGCCGCTTCCAGACCCCCCGCCGAGCTGTCCTGGAGCCTGGCCGACCCACGAGAGGCCGCCGTGCCCGCGGGGCCGCGCCTCCTCTTGCCCGGCGTGGGGCCGGCCCACGCAGGAGCCTATGCCTGCCTCGCGGCCAATCCACGCACAGGACTCCGGCGCCGCGGGCTGCTCAACCTCACCGTGGCCGGTGCGGGGCGGGTCCCAGGGGGGCCGGGAAGGGGAGCGGGATTTCAGTCAGAGGAGACCAGGAAAGGGTGAAAGCCGGGAGGTCCGAGAGCTGGAAGACGGGAGGGGCAGGGCAAAGAGGAAACGGGGCGGGGCAAAGAGGAAACGGGGCGGAGCCTCGGCGGGGGACGCTGCTGAGAGCGCAGGCGGTAGGGGAGAAGCGGGCACGCGGGGCGGGACTCTGACCACGCCCCTCCCGCAGCCCCGCCCCCCGGCTCCCCGCGCTGCTCCCTGCAAGGCTCCCCGGCTAACCGGGCTCTGCTCTTGGCCTGCGCGTGGCCAGGAGGCGTCCCCGGAGCCTCGGTGCAGTGGAGCGGGCTGCCTCCGGACGTCCCCGCGAGCCCCGAGCTCTCCTCGACGCTCGTCTCGGTTCCCGTGCGGCCACAGCTCAGCGGAGTCACCTTCACGTGCCTCGGGCGTCACCTAGCGGCCGCGAGAAGCTGTAGCATCACCCTTAGTGAGCGGGGGCGGGACTTCTGCGGCAGGGAACCCGGGAGGGGCGGGACttcacctccccctccccagagaGGGGCCGGGCTCTTCCCGGCAGAGCCAAATGGGGTCTGTCCCcagggaaagtaaaaaaaatgtgtCAAATCTTTGTCTCAGAGGAGAATTTCCTCTAAATTCTTGGAAATTTCCCCGTTGCTCACGATGGGGGTGGGACTTCCTCTTACGGCTAAGAGAGGCCTGAGTTCGAGGTTAGGAATATTCTTTCCCCAGGAACAAGGAGTtaaatcccccctccccccattgtTCTAGAACTAAGGAGTCCTTTTCTGTTTACCGGGGACAGGGCGGCACTTGCGGGTTTGATGTCTCGAGACTTCCTGTCTCTGGGATGGGGCGGCCTAGGGGTGACCCAGGGGCCGCCCCGATGACCCAGCTTGCTTCAGGTTCCCCAGGGGGCTGACGGGATAAGAGCCCTCGCCTCCCCGGGCAAGCCCCGAAGCGGGGGGGAGGGGACGGGGTTGCTGCCTCAGCTTTTAGCAGAGCAGTGTCCTGACCGCCCTTCTCCCCAGAGGCCCCCCAGGAAGTGCTGCTGAGGCTGGAGACCGGGGCGTCCGGGCCCGAGGCGCCCGCGGTGGCCCTGGAGGCCACAGGCTGCCCCCCGCCGGCCAGGCTGGCCTGGGCGCGAGAGGGCCGGCCGCTGGCCCCCGGGGGCGGGGGTCGCCTGAAGCTGAGTCCCGACGGCCACAGGCTTCTCTTCGGCAACTTCAGCTTGGAGCATGACGTGGGCAACTACTCTGTGCTCTGCAGCGGGCCCCTTGGGGCTGCCGGGGACCGCATCACGCTCATCGGTCAGTCCCCGAAGAGTCCGGATCCCGAATTACAGCCCCTCCTGTCCGGGGCCCAGGGGAATACAGTGTCCTGCCCCCGGGGCCCCGCCTCCTGCCCCCGGGGCCCCGCCTCCTGCCCCCGGGGACCCCACAGGACCCCGCCTCCTGCCCCTCGGAGACCCGCTTTCCTTCCGTCACAGGGCCCTCCGTCTCCTCTTGGCGCCTGCAGCCTGCTGATGGGGCGGCCGTCTTGACGTGGGACGTGGAACGTGGGTGTGTGGTCAGCGGCTTCGAGGTCCAGGCGCGGACAGAGAAACCGGAACCAGGGGCCACGGGCCTGACCGGAGGGGCCTGGACGTCCTTGCTGCTCCTGGGGCCCGGGGAACGCTCTGCTGTGGTGCTGCTGCCCTCCCAGCCCCCGGGGCCCTGGAGACTGCGAGTCCTGCCCACTCTGGGCGGCCAGCCTGGGACCCCTTCGTCCAGCCGGAGCTATCGAGCTGGTGAGGTGGGGGGCTGCGCGCCCCTGTCTGAGGGGAACACCTGCCCCGGGGCCCCTGCTCAGTCCTGTCTCCTCTGCACCAGGTCCCGTCCTGGGCCCTGGGGCCATTGCCGGCATAGTGCTGGGCTCCCTGCTGGGCTCGGCTCTCCTTGCGGCGCTGCTGGTCCTGCTTGGATGCTGCGCCTGTCGCCTCTGGGGTGAGCGCTCAGAGTGAGAAGGAAAGAGCTGCAAGAGGAGATGAGGACCCTGAGCACAGGGAGAAAGGCCAGCTTAGTGAAGGGGCCAGAGCCACAGTCAGTGGGGACCGAAGGGAAGCTGGCCAGGGGCACAAGCAGGCTACGACTGGTCAATGAGAAGGGGAACCCGGGAAGGAGCAGAGCCCACTCAGGCCCACTGCAGGTGGATTAGATCATGTCATTGACAGGCAGATCGAGGAAGAATTTGGGAGATAAAAAGGGGTCTGGGATTCCAGCAAAGGAAAAAGGGAACGGACGCCTTATGGCCTGGGAAACGGCAGCCAGTTAGCCCTAAAAGGACACGTTGAAGAAGCTCATTCTTCCCTTGGCCAAGATAAGGCCACACGGACCCCTGGGCAGAGAAGGGAAGGTGTGGAAGGTCCGGCCAGCCCGGCAAACACTTTTTCCTTTCGCCATTGCTATGTAGGAAGCAGAAAGAAGAAGCCGCTGATCTCCCCCCCAGCATCTTCCACCCCAGAGAAGACCCGGAGCGTAACCTCTGTGGGTGCCCTGCACCCTTCCCCCCAAGGTTTCGCCACAGAACCCAGTCCATCCTGGGCTTGTCCAGTGAGTAGACGTACAGTGAGAAGTGACTGATTGTTCAGAAGGGGCAGTGAGAGTAACCCACCCCCCCATCAAAGTATGTTAAGGTGGGAGATGTCTGGCATAAAGAAAAGGGGGGTGACATTGTCGTTGATGGGGCTTGGATTCGAATGGCAGCTCTGCCACTCTGTTACTTAGGAGATCTTGGTCCAGTCACTTATCCTGGGCTTCAAGGGTTGAACTATTGAGCCCATGTGGTTCTAAGGTTCCCTTAAAATGCACAGCAGTATTAGGTGTAACTTTGATTCTTCCCAGGGTAGGAAAGGACTTCCTTTTCCATTCAGAGCAAGGGGTGGTGcggttttatttattattttttcacaaGATGAGGCAAGCTCTACTTTAACAGGATAGGGAAAGACTTTTTCCTTCTGGGCGGCTGCAGTCCTTCCAGTTTCCCCCTTTTTTACACGTACGCAGTGAGAATTCCTATTTGGCTTCCCCTCCATGGGGCTGCCAGCAGCCAGGGCACacttcaggccttctttccttccagGTGGTGGCCCCCAGCCAGGCCGCCTCCGCCAGCCCCAAGGGAGTCCCCCGAACAGTGCGGTCGGCCACACAGGTGTGAACGAGAGCGGCCGGCGGGGGCCCTGAGAACACGAAGCTGCCCGGGGGCTCACCCCAGCAGAACACGAAGGACCGTAGCCTTGCACAGAGCTCAGCACGCTGATTTGCACAATGGCAGCCCGGGGTCTCAAGTATCCCAAGAGGGAGACTGCCCATCCTTTCCCACCTGGAGAATGGAGCTTAGAAATCGGCCAGGGAAGACTTCCTCTCGGGCAGTGCACGTTCTAGGGCAAGCGAAGGACTGGTTGCccgtggggggcgggggggaactTTCTGATCCGGGGTGGTGGAGGGCAGGACGTCCCACACAGCTGCTTGTGAGTCGGTGGCTATTTATGTGTGAGAGGGAACCTTGGTGGACAGCAGCGAGGAATAAAACAGCTGTGTGGACCTCTGGATGTGTGTGGGAAAAGTCGGGGACAAGGATATTGGGATTCCCATCCAAGAGCAAGGGTGGGAGGCCAGAAGCCAAGGTCTCTGGGAAAGAGTGCCCCAGAACAGGCTTGCTACAGGCGGGGTTTTGGAAAAAGGTGTTTATTGGTGTGGCGGTTTCAACACTCCCCATGGTTTGGGACACACTGGGTCCCAGGGTCCTTCTTCCCCACCCACACCCGagttcccctcccctccccaccctcctCAGGACCCTGGGAATGGAAGACAATGTGGATGGGGCCCATGCCCCCTTCTGAGGTACAGTCCCTGTCCCTCCCTGATCCAGCCCACCCCCGACCCTCCTTAACCCTGGCCAGCTCTGAGCACTATGAACATCGAGGAAGTTTTTATGTAGTGGAAGGTGGTGACAAGTATCTAGGACTGGGCCCAGGACTCGCCCTCCCTCTGTCTGAGTGGCGGGTTTGGGGGGTCTCTCGTGGGACTAGTTAGCAGCAGGCCTTCTGTTAGGTTCTCTCTGTCCCTTTGCAAAATCCCCTCCTCTGGGGCAGAAGCTACAGTTGGACCCGGGGGCCAAACCCAGAGCAGAAGATAGTTAGAGccggggtggggatggggggactATTGCTGATCACAGTCGCTGGTGGGTGCAGGTACATGTAGGTGAGGTACGGTCGGCTGACTGGCGTCAGGACAAGACAGGAGCGAGGGCTCAGACGGCCGGCAGCCAGGAGACGGGCCGGGGACACGGGCAAGCAGCTAAGGTGGCGGAGGGATGGGGGCAGCACTGCGGCAGATAGCTGGAGCGGGGGAGGCCGCAGCCACCGGCCTGACAGTGGGATGGAAGCACCAGTCGGCCTGGGGGGAAGGccggaaggggggaggggaggggacacCCAGAAATGGGGCAGGCAGCCTCGGTGGTTGGGAGAGGCCCGGAGATGCCGGTGCCTCCCCCAACTTTTCCCAAGATCCAACACAAGGGGGGATGGGGCTCCTGACAGGTGGGAAAGCTAAAGCTAAGcctggtgggggtggggtggggtccAGGGACCCCTGCAGCCAGTGCAGCCACCGAAAGCTGGCATGCAGAGGTGACGGGCAGCCTGTGGCTGGCAGGGGTGACGGGGTACCCAGAGTGGATCAAGGCCAGGGCCAAGGGGGTCGGGGGTAACCGGGGTACAGTCGGACACGTGAAGGGGTGACAACGATGGCTGTAGAAACGATGCATAATTTTGCGTTTATCCCTCACAGTGATGGGTTCTCTAAGgatctctcctcttcctcctctgcctGGGACTCGGGGCCTTCCTTGCTGGCTCTCGCTCTCTCCAGGCTGCTGGCTCACTCCCTTGCTAGGGCTCGATCTCTGTCAGCCTTACATGCCTCCCCACCACAGCCAGCCCAGGGCAGAGAGGAGGGCCAGAGGCCCGGGGGGCCGGGAGGCCGCATTCTCCAGAGAGCCTGGGCCTGAGGGAGGGAAGGGCGAGGGGCGTggtgagggggaggaggaggagggcggCCCCTTCAGCCTCCACCTGGGCTGAGGCTCCCTCCCCGGGGCTGCTGTCTACAAGTCCGGGGCTTTCCCCTCTAAGTGATGGGAGCTGGCTCCTCTCTTACCCATCTCCAGAAGGGGAATTCTCAGTATCTGTCTCTGCTTCCTGCTCTCTCTATCCCCTTCCCTGTCTCTCCCACAGTCTCTGATTTTTTAGTCCTTGCTTTGACCCTCTGCCACTTGCCCTCTGCCTGATCCCCATTGGCCCGATTCTGGACCTTGGCCTCCCTTGGTCTGTGCCCGTCTCTCCCAGTCTCGCCTTTTTTGTCactccctcatttttttctccaggtgtggttcttcatctctgtctctgtctctccctcttcctcaggGCTCCTCAGCCtgtcctctcttccctcttcctcagtGTTCCTCAGCctgtcctctcccttccctcttcctcagtCCTATTttgtcccttccctttccctctcccttgccCTGCctgtccctccccttccctcctcccttggTGCCCTCCCcgtcctcccccttttccctttttcccaagTGGCTTCCTCACCtgtcctccccttcccttcctcaggGCCCCAGCctgtcctctcccttccctccttcctcaatTCTTCCCcaattcctccccttccttccctcctgcccCTCAGCctgtccctctcccccttccccctccttcctcccaataCTCCTCAGcctgtccctcccttcccctcctccctccaggcTCCCAGCCtgtcctccccttcctccttccctccttttcccttcctgtccctcccttcccttccctcctcctcagtgCCCCCAGCctgtcctctcccttccctccccttgtGGCTCCCCctggtcctttcctttttttaatttggttttaaaagggttttttgttcttcccttcccctccctcctcagtGCCCTCAGCcctgtccctccttccctcctcctcagtgCTCCCCAGCctgtcctcccttccctcctcctcagggCTCCTCAGCCtgtcctcccccctccctccctcagtgCCCTCAGcctgtccctccttcccttcccctcccctccaattgcctcagcccatcctccccttcctcctcctcagtgCTCCCTCAGCCtgtcctctcttccctcttcctcagtGTTCCTCAGCctgtcctctcccttccctcttcctcagtGCTCCTCAGCctgtcctctcccttccctcttcctcaatGCTCCTCAGCctgtcctcccttccctcctcctcggTGCTCCTCAGCCTGTCCTCTCCCCctgtcctctcccttccctcctcctcagtgCTCCTCAGCctgtcctctcccttccctcctcctcagtgCTCCTCAGCctatcctctcccttcccttctcctcggTGCTCCTCAGCCtgtcctctcttccctcttcctcggTGTTCCTCAGCctgtcctctcccttccctcctcctcagtgCTCTCCAGCctgtcctctcccttccctcctcctcagtgCTCCTCAGCctgtcctcccttccctcctcctcggTGCTCCTCAGCCTGCCCTGGGTCTCCCTGCTAATATTCCCCTGTGTCCCCCGTCCCTCTCTCGGCCCCGCGCCTCCCCTCCCTGCTCCTGTGCGGGCCGTTCCCGGGCCCAGCCCCCGCGGCCGCACTCACGCAGAAGGCGCATGGAGGCGCTGGCAGCCCCGAGCCTGTTGGCCGCTCGGCACGTGTAGTTCCCGTAGTGGCGGCCGCTCACGTTGGCGAAGAGCAGCATGGAGCGGGTCCTCTCCGTCTGCACCTTCAGGCCCTCGGCCGCGCCGCCCCCCAGCCTGCGGGCAGACTTGTCagtccctccccccttccccccgggcccccccccccccagaccctCCCAGGCTTCCAGCCTCCTGTGCTGCAGGTCCCTATGGCTGCG
Encoded here:
- the VSIG10L gene encoding V-set and immunoglobulin domain-containing protein 10-like isoform X1, whose amino-acid sequence is MATQGPRALQQLLLLFLVSGAGTSPPAALGRMSPSVPPLGQGQPISRLSAAPSMRVSSPSAFRGSEKVVPSEIAAPPAGSTPSPGAPTVQDLRVPPGGPSPRLAGDPLSVLVGSPISLRLIPAPALGPPSPLVIWRRGPTVLAAGTLGSAAAPPGLAQGYRARLSFDQVSGTLELESAEPADSGRYTAEVIHAGRERELQEVTVRVYEPVPQLAVAPADPVLEEGASELRLRCVGAGPGQGRLSWSRGGRPLEAPSGDGEGPARLRIEGVDLVIARLKRTDQANYTCRIQSPFGASEATAAVTVLYGPDPPVITVSSDRDASPARYVSVGSNVTLRCAAASRPPAELSWSLADPREAAVPAGPRLLLPGVGPAHAGAYACLAANPRTGLRRRGLLNLTVAAPPPGSPRCSLQGSPANRALLLACAWPGGVPGASVQWSGLPPDVPASPELSSTLVSVPVRPQLSGVTFTCLGRHLAAARSCSITLKAPQEVLLRLETGASGPEAPAVALEATGCPPPARLAWAREGRPLAPGGGGRLKLSPDGHRLLFGNFSLEHDVGNYSVLCSGPLGAAGDRITLIGPSVSSWRLQPADGAAVLTWDVERGCVVSGFEVQARTEKPEPGATGLTGGAWTSLLLLGPGERSAVVLLPSQPPGPWRLRVLPTLGGQPGTPSSSRSYRAGPVLGPGAIAGIVLGSLLGSALLAALLVLLGCCACRLWGSRKKKPLISPPASSTPEKTRSVTSVGALHPSPQGFATEPSPSWACPVVAPSQAASASPKGVPRTVRSATQV
- the VSIG10L gene encoding V-set and immunoglobulin domain-containing protein 10-like isoform X3, whose amino-acid sequence is MATQGPRALQQLLLLFLVSGAGTSPPAALGRMSPSVPPLGQGQPISRLSAAPSMRVSSPSAFRGSEKVVPSEIAAPPAGSTPSPGAPTVQDLRVPPGGPSPRLAGDPLSVLVGSPISLRLIPAPALGPPSPLVIWRRGPTVLAAGTLGSAAAPPGLAQGYRARLSFDQVSGTLELESAEPADSGRYTAEVIHAGRERELQEVTVRVYEPVPQLAVAPADPVLEEGASELRLRCVGAGPGQGRLSWSRGGRPLEAPSGDGEGPARLRIEGVDLVIARLKRTDQANYTCRIQSPFGASEATAAVTVLYGPDPPVITVSSDRDASPARYVSVGSNVTLRCAAASRPPAELSWSLADPREAAVPAGPRLLLPGVGPAHAGAYACLAANPRTGLRRRGLLNLTVAAPPPGSPRCSLQGSPANRALLLACAWPGGVPGASVQWSGLPPDVPASPELSSTLVSVPVRPQLSGVTFTCLGRHLAAARSCSITLKAPQEVLLRLETGASGPEAPAVALEATGCPPPARLAWAREGRPLAPGGGGRLKLSPDGHRLLFGNFSLEHDVGNYSVLCSGPLGAAGDRITLIGPSVSSWRLQPADGAAVLTWDVERGCVVSGFEVQARTEKPEPGATGLTGGAWTSLLLLGPGERSAVVLLPSQPPGPWRLRVLPTLGGQPGTPSSSRSYRAGSRKKKPLISPPASSTPEKTRSVTSVGALHPSPQGFATEPSPSWACPVVAPSQAASASPKGVPRTVRSATQV
- the ETFB gene encoding electron transfer flavoprotein subunit beta, translating into MAELRALVGVKRVIDYAVKIRVKPDKSGVVTDGVKHSMNPFCEIAVEEAVRLKEKKLLKEVIAVSCGPKQCQETLRTALAMGADRGIHVEVPEGEVEKLGPLQVSRVLAALAQKEKVGLVLLGKQAIDDDCNQTGQMTAAMLDWPQGTFASKLSLEGDKLTVEREIDGGLETVRLKLPAVVTADLRLNEPRYATLPNIMKAKKKKIEMMKPADLGVDTSSRVAVLSVEDPPQRTAGLKVESVEDLVAKLKEAGHV
- the VSIG10L gene encoding V-set and immunoglobulin domain-containing protein 10-like isoform X2, with translation MATQGPRALQQLLLLFLVSGAGTSPPAALGRMSPSVPPLGQGQPISRLSAAPSMRVSSPSAFRGSEKVVPSEIAAPPAGSTPSPGAPTVQDLRVPPGGPSPRLAGDPLSVLVGSPISLRLIPAPALGPPSPLVIWRRGPTVLAAGTLGSAAAPPGLAQGYRARLSFDQVSGTLELESAEPADSGRYTAEVIHAGRERELQEVTVRVYEPVPQLAVAPADPVLEEGASELRLRCVGAGPGQGRLSWSRGGRPLEAPSGDGEGPARLRIEGVDLVIARLKRTDQANYTCRIQSPFGASEATAAVTVLYGPDPPVITVSSDRDASPARYVSVGSNVTLRCAAASRPPAELSWSLADPREAAVPAGPRLLLPGVGPAHAGAYACLAANPRTGLRRRGLLNLTVAGGVPGASVQWSGLPPDVPASPELSSTLVSVPVRPQLSGVTFTCLGRHLAAARSCSITLKAPQEVLLRLETGASGPEAPAVALEATGCPPPARLAWAREGRPLAPGGGGRLKLSPDGHRLLFGNFSLEHDVGNYSVLCSGPLGAAGDRITLIGPSVSSWRLQPADGAAVLTWDVERGCVVSGFEVQARTEKPEPGATGLTGGAWTSLLLLGPGERSAVVLLPSQPPGPWRLRVLPTLGGQPGTPSSSRSYRAGPVLGPGAIAGIVLGSLLGSALLAALLVLLGCCACRLWGSRKKKPLISPPASSTPEKTRSVTSVGALHPSPQGFATEPSPSWACPVVAPSQAASASPKGVPRTVRSATQV